The Benincasa hispida cultivar B227 chromosome 9, ASM972705v1, whole genome shotgun sequence genome has a segment encoding these proteins:
- the LOC120084735 gene encoding subtilisin-like protease SBT3.13, whose product MNFSSFTLYLVLLFTISLNSLLISAIISDKSASKIDVPSSLHIVYTTERPSNEEPEAFYIQILASVLGSEEAAKKALVYSFKSSMNGFAADLTPDQVKKILAQPGVLNVLQGVNYELQATGEKNNDV is encoded by the exons ATGAATTTCTCTTCATTTACCTTGTATCTTGTTTTATTGTTCACAATTTCTCTGAATTCGCTTCTTATCTCTGCAATAATATCCGACAAATCCGCCTCCAAGATTGACGTACCATCGTCATTGCATATCGTCTACACCACTGAGAGGCCTAGCAACGAGGAACCTGAGGCATTTTACATCCAAATCCTAGCTTCTGTTCTCGGCAG TGAAGAAGCTGCTAAGAAAGCTCTTGTGTATAGTTTTAAGAGTTCTATGAATGGCTTTGCTGCTGACTTGACTCCCGATCAAGTCAAGAAGATTTTGG CACAACCAGGAGTTCTAAATGTTTTACAAGGCGTTAATTATGAACTGCAGGCAACAGGAGAAAAGAATAATGATGTATAG
- the LOC120084736 gene encoding subtilisin-like protease SBT3.13: MANTKMNFSSFTLYLVLLFTISLNSLLISAIISDKSASEIDVLSSLYIVYTTERPSNEKPEAFYIQILASVLGSEEAAKKALVYSFKSSMNGFAANLTPDQVKKISAQPGVLNFVQGVNYELKATGKENNDVYKNFKFSVEI; this comes from the exons ATGGCAAATACAAAGATGAATTTCTCTTCATTTACCTTGTATCTTGTTTTATTGTTCACAATTTCTCTGAATTCACTTCTTATCTCTGCAATAATATCCGACAAATCCGCCTCCGAGATTGACGTACTATCGTCATTGTATATCGTCTACACCACTGAGAGGCCTAGCAACGAGAAACCTGAGGCATTTTACATCCAAATCCTAGCTTCTGTTCTTGGCag TGAAGAAGCTGCTAAGAAAGCTCTTGTGTATAGTTTTAAAAGTTCTATGAATGGCTTTGCTGCTAACCTGACTCCTGATCAAGTCAAGAAGATTT CAGCACAACCAGGAGTTCTAAATTTTGTACAAGGCGTTAATTATGAATTGAAAGCAACAGGAAAAGAGAATAATGATGTATATAAGAACTTTAAGTTCTCTGTTGAAATTTGA